The following nucleotide sequence is from Streptomyces xiamenensis.
GCGTCGTGGCTGTGCCGGTGGAAGACGTGGCGGGTGAAGTGGGCCCGCATCGCCTCCAGCGGGCGCTCGGGGTCCCGCCAGTAGCGGACCCAGTCCTGCTCCGGCGCGCCGGTCGGGGTCGTGCTCATCCCGCGAGTGTGCCGCCCGGCGCGCACCAGCGTTCAAGACGTCCGGCCGGTGGACGCCGCAGGATCACCGGCATGCGTTTCGACACCAAGGCAGCCGTGGTGGTCCGCGAGGATCTCGCGGACTGGCAGAAGCTGAATGTGACCGCTTTCCTCTCCTCCGGCATCGCGCACGCCACCGACGACGTCATGGGCTCCGAGGCCTACGCGGACGCCTCGGGCAACCAGTACCTGCGGCTGCTGCGCGAGCCGGTGCTCGTCTTCGCGGCGGACGGCGCCGCCCTTGCCCGTACCCACGCGCGGGCGCTCTCCCGGGGCCTGGCCGTCGCCGTGTACACGGAGGACATGTTCGCCACCGGGAACGACGCCGACAACCGGGCGGCGGTGCGCTCCGTCGAGGCCGGGAAGCTGAACCTCGTCGGGCTGGGGCTCTACGGGCCGCGCACCCCGGTCGACAAGGTGGTCAAGGGCCTCACGCTGCACGGGTAGTGGACCAGACCTCCTTGGGGGGCGCGTCGTGCGGCGTCAGCTGACCGGTCTTGGTCCAGTTCCAGGACTGGTACGCGGTGCGCGCCACCGTGTCTCCCGGCGCCAGCAGGGCCAGCGCCACCTGGGGGGTGGCGCGGGCCAGCAGGTCGCTCAGCATGCGCGAGGCCACCCGCTCCCGGCGGCGCGAGGGGACCACCATCAGCTCGGCGACCACGAAGACCTGCCGGGAGCCGGCCAGTTCGTCGATCTCGACGGGGACATCCTCGAACTCCCGCCACCAGGCCGAGTCGCGCTCCACCCGGTACCCGTACGCGGCGCCCACCAGCGCCGGATCGCTGGCCAGGAGCAGGTCGAAGTCCTCCTGCTGGACGTCGTGGTCGGTCAGCCGCCGGATGAAATCCTGCCGTTCCAGCGGCACCTCGCCGAACGCGTCGCGGTAGGCCGCGTTGTGGATGTCGGCGATCTGCTCGCGCTGGGACTCCGCCTGCCACCGGCTGAGCCGCCGCAGAAAGACCATGCCCATCTGTGCCTCCCCGAACTGCTGTGGGCCTCCTGGTCGGAGGCGACCTCTCATCGTCCCACCGAAGTACCTCCCTGCGGAACGGCCAAGGGATAGCGTTGACCTCATGTTTGCCGCCTACGCAGCACGCCTGGATGCCGAAGACCCGCTGTCCGCCCTGGAACTGGGGGAGCGGCCCGAGCCGGAGGTGCCGCCGGGCTGGACGGTGGTGCGGTTGCGGGCGGCGGCGCTCAACCACCACGATCTGTGGTCACTGCGCGGGGTGGGGCTGGACGCCGGGTCGCTGCCGATGATCCTGGGGTGCGACGGCGCCGGTGTCGACGAGGACGGCAACGAAGTGGTGGTGTACCCGGTGATCGGCGGCGCGCGCCGCACCCTGCTGTCCGAGAAGTACCAGGGCACCCTCGCCGAGCGGGTCGCGGTGCCGGCCGGCAATGTGCTGCCCAAGCCGCCCGCGCTGTCCTTCGAGGAGGCCGCGGCGCTGCCCACGGCCTGGCTGACGGCGTACCGCATGCTGTTCACCAAGGCCGGGGTGCGGCCGGGGGACAGCGTGCTGGTGCAGGGCGCGGGCGGGGGAGTGGCGACGGCCGCGATCGTGCTGGGCGCGGCGGCCGGGCTGCGGATGTTCGTGACCGGCCGGGAGGAGCACAAGCGGCGCCGGGCGCTGGAGTTGGGCGCCGAGGCGGTCTTCGAGCCGGGCGTCCGGCTGCCGCACCGGATGGACGCGGTGCTGGAGACGGTGGGTGCCGCCACCTGGTCGCACTCGCTGAAGTCCCTGCGGCCCGGGGGGACCGTGGTGATCTCCGGGGCCACCAGCGGGCCCAACCCGCCGGCCGCCGAGTTGCAGCGGATCTTCTTCCTGGAGCTGACGGTGGCAGGCTCCACGATGGGCACGCGGGAGGAGTTGGCGGGGCTGCTCGGCTTCTGCGCCGCCAAGGGGGTGCGGCCCGTCATCGACACGGTGCTGCCGCTGGACCGGGCCCGCGAGGGGTTCGCGCGGATGGCCGCCGGTGATCTCTACGGGAAGATCGTGTTCACGGTCTGAGGCGGTGCGCGGCGCGGCGGGGCCTGATGGAGCCGGAGTGGGGCCGAACGGGCCCCGCCGTCAGCTCGCGTGCTCCATCGCCGCGCTGAGCCGCTCGTTGGCCATCCGCATGTGTTCGGCCATGGCGCGGTCGGCGCCCTCGGGGTCCCGGTCGCGGATGGCCTTCAGGATGGCGTCGTGCTCGCACAGGGTGCCGCTGACGGTGCCCTCGATGTCGCTGACCCGCTCCATCCACACCTGGAGCAGCGCCCGGATGCTGTGCAGGATGTCGCTGAGGACGGTGTTCCCGGCGATCCGCGCGGTCTCCAGGTGGAAC
It contains:
- a CDS encoding DUF2000 domain-containing protein, producing the protein MRFDTKAAVVVREDLADWQKLNVTAFLSSGIAHATDDVMGSEAYADASGNQYLRLLREPVLVFAADGAALARTHARALSRGLAVAVYTEDMFATGNDADNRAAVRSVEAGKLNLVGLGLYGPRTPVDKVVKGLTLHG
- a CDS encoding zinc-binding dehydrogenase, encoding MFAAYAARLDAEDPLSALELGERPEPEVPPGWTVVRLRAAALNHHDLWSLRGVGLDAGSLPMILGCDGAGVDEDGNEVVVYPVIGGARRTLLSEKYQGTLAERVAVPAGNVLPKPPALSFEEAAALPTAWLTAYRMLFTKAGVRPGDSVLVQGAGGGVATAAIVLGAAAGLRMFVTGREEHKRRRALELGAEAVFEPGVRLPHRMDAVLETVGAATWSHSLKSLRPGGTVVISGATSGPNPPAAELQRIFFLELTVAGSTMGTREELAGLLGFCAAKGVRPVIDTVLPLDRAREGFARMAAGDLYGKIVFTV